The following proteins are co-located in the Pedobacter sp. FW305-3-2-15-E-R2A2 genome:
- a CDS encoding phosphatase PAP2-related protein: MQFKQFSWQIAWDYPPFRLKFILGIFILALILIFIPHFFSYVENREKGYTLNDWVLAQIPAIDVSLYIFILLYGMSIFFLIRMSRNTSICLTALWAYIFLCAARIITISIVPLHPPKEIIELVDPCSIVFYGSNVITKDLFFSGHTATLFLGALCLEKKREKTIAFIASGIIAVLLLVQHVHYTADVIAAPFFSWICWYFGKSIEKL; the protein is encoded by the coding sequence ATGCAGTTTAAACAATTCTCCTGGCAAATTGCCTGGGATTACCCGCCATTCAGACTTAAATTTATCCTGGGAATCTTTATTCTTGCATTGATTCTGATTTTTATCCCCCATTTCTTCTCCTATGTTGAAAATAGGGAGAAAGGATATACACTCAATGACTGGGTATTGGCTCAGATTCCGGCTATTGACGTTTCTCTGTATATATTTATTTTACTTTACGGAATGTCTATCTTTTTTCTGATACGCATGTCCAGAAACACTTCGATTTGTCTCACCGCATTATGGGCCTATATATTTCTTTGTGCGGCAAGGATCATTACCATTTCCATCGTTCCTCTTCATCCGCCAAAAGAAATCATAGAACTGGTAGATCCCTGTTCCATAGTCTTCTACGGTTCGAATGTGATTACAAAAGACCTTTTCTTTTCCGGACATACAGCTACGCTCTTTCTGGGTGCCTTATGCCTGGAGAAAAAGCGAGAGAAAACAATTGCCTTTATCGCTTCCGGAATCATCGCGGTGTTGCTATTGGTTCAACACGTACATTATACGGCAGATGTAATTGCCGCGCCTTTCTTTAGCTGGATCTGCTGGTATTTCGGAAAATCAATAGAGAAATTATAA
- a CDS encoding GntG family PLP-dependent aldolase: MAIKIDFRSDTVTRPTEGMLAAMMSAKVGDDVFGEDETVHKLETKLATMFNMEAGLFCPSGTMTNQIAIKCFTQPMDEVICDQSSHVYRYEGGGIAYHSMASVRLLNGNRGILTPELIEPEINEENIHYPNSSLVVLENTVNKGGGACYNLTQIEPIHTLCNIKGLKLHLDGARIFNALVATGDHAKNYGQYFDGISICLSKGLGAPVGSVLLASKETIRKANKIRKAFGGGMRQSGFLAAAGIYALDHHIDRMAIDHQHAKALAAALSPLNYVASVMPVETNIVIFEVAAGFKAENIIHLLAEKGIACNMMGTNIRIVTHLDISSEMVDMAIENIIHLHPTGHK, translated from the coding sequence ATGGCAATAAAAATTGATTTTAGAAGCGATACTGTAACCAGGCCAACGGAAGGTATGCTTGCTGCAATGATGAGTGCAAAGGTGGGTGATGATGTGTTTGGAGAAGATGAGACGGTTCATAAACTGGAGACCAAACTCGCAACGATGTTCAATATGGAAGCAGGGCTTTTTTGCCCCTCAGGAACCATGACCAATCAGATTGCCATCAAATGCTTCACCCAGCCTATGGACGAGGTGATTTGCGACCAGTCGTCACATGTCTACCGTTACGAAGGCGGAGGAATTGCTTATCATTCTATGGCTTCTGTCAGACTGCTGAACGGCAATCGAGGGATACTAACCCCGGAATTGATTGAGCCTGAAATTAACGAAGAAAATATTCACTATCCGAACTCCAGCCTGGTGGTCCTTGAAAACACCGTCAATAAGGGTGGGGGAGCCTGTTATAATTTAACGCAGATCGAGCCCATTCATACCTTATGTAACATTAAGGGGTTAAAGCTTCACCTGGATGGTGCCCGGATTTTCAATGCGTTGGTTGCCACCGGCGATCATGCAAAGAACTATGGACAGTATTTCGATGGCATTTCCATCTGCCTTTCTAAAGGACTGGGCGCTCCGGTAGGGTCGGTACTTCTTGCCTCTAAAGAAACCATTAGGAAGGCGAACAAAATCAGGAAAGCCTTTGGTGGTGGAATGCGTCAATCGGGTTTTCTGGCTGCCGCAGGAATTTATGCACTTGATCATCACATAGATCGTATGGCCATTGATCATCAGCATGCCAAAGCCCTGGCAGCAGCATTAAGTCCTTTGAATTATGTGGCTTCGGTCATGCCTGTGGAGACCAATATTGTGATTTTTGAAGTTGCTGCAGGATTTAAAGCAGAAAACATCATCCACCTGCTGGCCGAAAAGGGAATTGCCTGTAATATGATGGGTACTAATATCAGAATCGTGACACATCTTGACATTTCTTCTGAAATGGTCGACATGGCGATAGAAAACATAATACATTTGCACCCAACGGGGCATAAATAA
- a CDS encoding N-acetylglucosamine kinase produces MIVIADGGSTKTNWCLINEAGRKIHFNTEGYNPYFSDTEYIVGSLKKSLPDHLETEKLTQVNYYGAGCSTDAKRKIVADAMQQIFPNAEINIGHDLLASCRALLGDEPGFAAILGTGTNSCLYDGKDISLNIDSLGYFLGDEGSGCFIGKRILSDYMKGYMPKGLRESFYDNFALTNEDIFDHIYNKPLPNRFCAGFSKFLYDFKDNYEDYTFSTVDYAFTAFFENLVIHYPNYKEYSLNCVGSVGYSFRDILSIVADRYEMGVGKIIRSPIDDLVDYHISAVNK; encoded by the coding sequence ATGATAGTTATTGCAGATGGTGGTTCAACCAAAACCAATTGGTGTTTAATTAATGAAGCAGGTAGGAAAATTCATTTTAATACAGAAGGATATAACCCATACTTCTCAGATACAGAATATATTGTTGGTTCGTTAAAAAAATCTCTTCCGGATCATTTAGAAACAGAGAAACTAACTCAGGTCAACTATTACGGTGCAGGTTGCTCCACTGATGCCAAGCGCAAAATTGTAGCAGATGCCATGCAACAGATTTTTCCGAATGCGGAGATCAATATAGGCCATGATTTATTGGCTTCCTGCAGAGCATTATTAGGCGATGAGCCGGGTTTTGCTGCCATCCTTGGAACAGGAACAAATTCCTGCTTATATGACGGTAAAGACATCTCCCTGAACATTGATTCTCTGGGTTACTTCCTTGGAGATGAAGGTAGCGGATGTTTCATCGGAAAAAGAATTCTGAGTGATTATATGAAAGGTTATATGCCTAAAGGTCTTAGAGAAAGTTTTTATGATAACTTCGCTTTAACCAATGAGGATATTTTTGACCACATCTATAACAAACCACTTCCAAACCGCTTCTGTGCTGGTTTCAGTAAGTTCTTATACGACTTCAAAGACAATTATGAAGACTATACGTTCTCTACAGTAGATTATGCATTTACAGCGTTCTTTGAGAACCTGGTGATTCATTATCCGAATTATAAAGAGTACTCATTAAACTGTGTAGGGTCTGTAGGTTACAGCTTCAGAGACATCCTGAGCATTGTGGCAGACAGATACGAGATGGGCGTAGGCAAGATCATCCGCTCTCCTATAGATGATCTGGTAGATTACCACATCTCCGCAGTAAATAAATAA
- a CDS encoding NUDIX domain-containing protein gives MKEVLPKFNSTFSIDCVLFGFDEGELKILLIERNEEPFKDWWALPGNIVSEDESLDQSASRILHELTGLGDVYMEQYYTFGDVNRHPQGRVVSIAYYALLRLGGDKALKPLSNYAKQAHWINVKDLPKLAFDHQQIFDKGLEKIKRRIKHQPIAFELLPEKFTLTQLQNVYEIILNKKLDKRNFRKKMLSFGVLKDLDEKQKGVSFRAATLYKFDKRKYAKLFGKEISF, from the coding sequence TTGAAAGAAGTCTTACCAAAATTTAATTCCACTTTCTCGATTGATTGTGTGTTGTTCGGATTTGATGAAGGAGAATTGAAAATTCTTTTGATCGAAAGGAATGAAGAACCGTTTAAGGACTGGTGGGCCCTGCCGGGGAATATAGTTTCCGAAGATGAAAGTTTGGACCAGAGTGCGTCCAGGATTTTGCATGAGCTAACTGGACTTGGCGACGTTTACATGGAGCAGTATTATACTTTCGGTGATGTGAACCGACATCCTCAGGGTAGGGTAGTCAGTATTGCCTATTATGCGCTCCTGAGGCTGGGAGGAGATAAAGCTTTAAAGCCATTGAGCAATTATGCCAAACAGGCACATTGGATTAATGTAAAGGATCTGCCTAAGCTGGCATTTGATCATCAGCAGATCTTTGATAAAGGTCTGGAAAAAATTAAGAGAAGAATTAAACATCAGCCCATTGCTTTTGAGTTGTTGCCGGAGAAGTTTACGCTTACCCAGTTGCAGAATGTTTATGAAATCATTTTGAATAAAAAACTGGACAAAAGAAACTTCAGGAAAAAGATGCTGAGCTTCGGCGTGCTGAAAGACCTGGATGAAAAACAAAAAGGAGTGTCCTTTCGTGCAGCAACGCTATATAAATTTGATAAACGCAAATATGCGAAGTTGTTTGGAAAAGAGATTTCCTTCTGA
- a CDS encoding TonB-dependent receptor, giving the protein MKIKVFSIIFLFLLSSKLLAQSGTGSLKGNIVSFQGEPLSGASIQFQNTDIRTKTDLEGNFILNAIPAGIYMLIVSNVGYTASKQDLIIKTGKTAILNLQLSKSKQELKEVVISGIKNPYQVQNSSSSTRMDVPLLSTPQSVQIISAQAIKDRQAFTLNEIAGTFTGMKANNGNGSFNMRGFTAYSPTDASFLLYNGIRGNLFLWSQQPLLYNVESVELLRGPSGALFSEGAPGGVVNFMTKKPMAQNRYGIELALGSWNFRRASLDLTGPLSGNKKLLYRAIIGYDKSKSFRDGQNKENIFIAPSLTYLFSDKTDLNLEINYAYQKTVQQYDNGTFIRTRPDGTFDFNYYPDHLTVQSPTDYGKTHNTSATLTFNHRFNDRLKMTAVQRVVNNILDYTDHIPVGKIKNDSISRGYQDWETNRFSLQTTAYLAYETKTGPLKHQLIGGADYNRYGWTKNDYQYKAASRISIFNPDYSNDPPAASVAAEESDDNKRITNLVGIYLQDQISFGRQLKALLSLRYDSYNAKETPLSIRDNKQGDELQASGLIPRLGLVYLPAENISIYGTYLKSFNPQTSNNVLSGGPFPTRKATQYEIGYKGDFFNRQLSTNVSLYQINYANILAPAPTEENSHRQAAIDGTRSRGIEFTAMGTIHNFNVIAGYAYNEHVILSTSAFGKKGDRFNNAPKHMANLWLKYNVNSGLIKGLGIAGGLRYVSNQVGLISNQNFLFPEYTVIDAAVNYRKGRYNLQFNAYNLTDKHYFTGSRSSTVTGGLGDPFNYRIGLSYQIK; this is encoded by the coding sequence ATGAAAATCAAGGTTTTCTCTATTATATTTTTATTCCTCCTCAGCAGTAAATTACTTGCACAATCAGGCACCGGATCGTTAAAAGGCAATATCGTGTCCTTTCAGGGGGAGCCCCTATCAGGTGCTTCCATTCAGTTCCAAAACACGGACATCCGCACGAAAACGGATTTAGAAGGAAATTTCATTTTAAATGCTATTCCTGCCGGAATTTATATGCTGATCGTTTCTAATGTCGGATATACTGCCAGTAAACAAGACCTGATCATCAAAACGGGAAAAACTGCGATCCTCAACTTACAATTGTCTAAAAGTAAGCAAGAATTGAAAGAAGTGGTCATTAGTGGTATAAAGAATCCATATCAGGTTCAAAATTCCAGCAGTTCTACCCGAATGGATGTTCCATTATTAAGTACGCCCCAATCGGTACAAATCATATCGGCTCAGGCGATAAAAGACCGTCAGGCTTTCACCTTAAACGAGATCGCAGGTACGTTTACGGGAATGAAAGCAAATAATGGAAATGGCTCTTTCAATATGCGTGGATTCACCGCTTATTCGCCAACAGATGCCAGTTTTCTACTGTATAACGGAATCCGGGGAAATCTATTTTTATGGAGTCAGCAGCCCTTGTTGTATAATGTAGAGTCAGTGGAGCTTTTACGTGGTCCCTCGGGCGCTTTATTTAGTGAAGGTGCACCCGGTGGTGTGGTCAATTTCATGACCAAAAAACCAATGGCGCAAAACAGATACGGCATAGAATTAGCGCTGGGCAGCTGGAATTTCCGCAGGGCATCCCTTGACCTGACAGGACCATTGTCCGGAAATAAGAAACTGCTTTACCGCGCTATTATAGGATATGACAAATCGAAAAGCTTTCGTGACGGTCAAAACAAAGAAAACATCTTCATTGCCCCTTCCTTAACTTACCTCTTTTCTGATAAAACAGATTTGAATCTGGAAATCAATTATGCTTATCAAAAGACCGTACAACAGTACGACAATGGGACCTTTATCCGCACAAGACCGGATGGCACTTTTGATTTCAATTATTACCCGGATCACTTAACGGTTCAAAGTCCTACGGATTATGGAAAAACCCATAACACTTCGGCAACACTGACCTTCAATCATCGTTTCAATGACCGTTTGAAAATGACCGCAGTTCAAAGAGTAGTCAATAACATACTGGATTATACCGATCACATACCTGTAGGGAAGATTAAAAATGATTCCATCAGCAGAGGTTACCAGGATTGGGAAACCAATCGTTTCAGTCTTCAGACCACCGCTTATTTAGCTTATGAAACGAAAACAGGTCCCTTAAAACATCAATTGATCGGAGGTGCGGATTACAATAGATACGGATGGACTAAAAATGATTACCAATACAAAGCGGCCTCCAGAATTTCGATATTTAATCCTGATTATAGTAATGATCCACCGGCAGCTTCGGTTGCAGCAGAAGAGTCTGATGACAACAAACGCATTACAAATCTGGTAGGCATATACCTGCAAGACCAAATCAGTTTCGGCAGACAGTTAAAAGCATTACTATCCCTGAGGTACGATTCGTACAATGCAAAAGAAACACCACTTTCGATCAGGGACAATAAACAGGGTGATGAGTTACAGGCTTCAGGTCTCATCCCTCGCCTGGGATTGGTATACCTCCCAGCTGAAAATATCTCCATTTACGGGACTTATCTTAAATCATTTAATCCTCAGACTTCCAACAATGTACTTTCCGGAGGCCCCTTCCCTACCCGCAAAGCGACGCAATATGAAATTGGATATAAAGGTGATTTCTTTAACCGGCAGTTGTCAACCAATGTATCGCTTTACCAAATCAATTATGCCAATATTCTGGCACCTGCACCAACAGAAGAAAATTCCCACCGTCAGGCTGCAATTGATGGAACACGAAGCAGAGGAATCGAATTTACCGCTATGGGAACGATACACAACTTTAATGTAATAGCGGGATATGCGTATAATGAACACGTCATATTAAGCACAAGCGCTTTTGGAAAAAAAGGGGATCGTTTTAACAATGCACCTAAACATATGGCCAATCTGTGGTTAAAATATAACGTCAATAGCGGTCTGATTAAGGGCCTGGGAATTGCTGGCGGTCTAAGGTATGTAAGCAATCAGGTTGGTCTCATTAGCAACCAGAATTTTCTATTTCCGGAATACACGGTAATTGATGCCGCCGTTAACTACCGCAAGGGTCGATACAACCTCCAGTTTAATGCGTACAACCTAACGGATAAACATTATTTCACAGGCAGCAGGTCAAGTACGGTAACCGGAGGTCTGGGAGATCCTTTTAACTACAGAATTGGTTTAAGTTACCAGATCAAATGA
- the gap gene encoding type I glyceraldehyde-3-phosphate dehydrogenase, translated as MSKIGINGFGRIGRLVFRAALKRGLDIVAINDLVEPDYMAYMLKYDSTHGRFDGTIEVVNGHLVVNGKTIRITAERDPANLKWNEVGVETVIESTGLFLTQADAEKHIQAGAKRVVLSAPAKDDSIPTYVMGVNHEQLTADQTVVSNASCTTNCLAPIAKVLNDKFGIIEGLMSTVHAVTATQKTVDGPSAKDWRGGRGGFSNIIPSATGAAKAVTKVIPALKGKLTGMAFRVPVADVSVVDLTVRLEKAATYEEIKTAMKEASEGYLKGVLGYTEDEVVSSDFIGDDHASIFDANAGIALNDNFVKVVSWYDNEWGYSNALAKFVEYYGNLK; from the coding sequence ATGAGCAAAATTGGAATAAACGGCTTTGGCCGTATCGGCAGACTGGTTTTTAGAGCTGCTTTAAAAAGAGGATTAGATATTGTTGCGATCAATGATTTAGTGGAGCCGGATTACATGGCTTATATGTTAAAGTACGACTCTACTCACGGCCGTTTTGATGGTACAATTGAAGTAGTAAACGGACACCTTGTAGTAAACGGAAAAACCATCCGCATCACAGCAGAAAGAGATCCTGCAAACTTGAAATGGAATGAAGTAGGTGTAGAAACTGTAATTGAGTCGACTGGTTTGTTCTTAACTCAGGCTGATGCAGAGAAACATATTCAGGCAGGTGCTAAAAGAGTTGTTCTTTCTGCTCCGGCTAAAGATGATTCGATCCCTACCTATGTAATGGGTGTAAATCACGAACAGTTAACTGCTGATCAAACTGTGGTTTCCAACGCTTCTTGTACGACTAACTGTTTAGCGCCAATCGCTAAAGTATTAAACGATAAATTCGGTATCATCGAAGGTTTAATGAGTACAGTACACGCGGTTACTGCAACACAAAAAACAGTAGATGGTCCTTCGGCGAAAGACTGGAGAGGTGGACGTGGAGGTTTCTCTAACATTATCCCTTCTGCAACAGGAGCTGCTAAAGCGGTTACAAAAGTAATCCCTGCTTTAAAAGGAAAATTAACAGGTATGGCTTTCCGTGTACCGGTAGCTGACGTATCTGTAGTTGATTTAACGGTACGCTTAGAAAAAGCGGCTACTTACGAAGAAATTAAAACTGCCATGAAAGAAGCCTCTGAAGGTTACTTGAAAGGTGTATTAGGATATACAGAAGATGAAGTTGTTTCTTCTGACTTTATAGGAGATGATCATGCGTCAATTTTCGATGCAAATGCAGGTATTGCATTAAATGACAACTTCGTAAAAGTGGTTTCCTGGTATGATAACGAATGGGGCTATTCTAATGCATTAGCTAAATTCGTAGAGTACTACGGAAATTTAAAGTAA
- a CDS encoding DUF763 domain-containing protein — translation MKSSGTADLPLHYGYVPKWLAERMSRLGLAITEAIIAEYGTAEVLRRLSDPFWFQSLGAVMGMDWHSSGITTSVMGALKGAINPRSKELGIYICGGKGLKSRQTPAELLNIAQHTGLDGNELVRCSRLSAKVDNTAIQDGFQLYTHNFIVNSAGLWTVVQQGMRNDSATARRYHWHSSALASFVEEPHTGICGINQGQILNLVAKEARTSRSTMLSMTTESPERILKEVRKLIMPNRHEVKAKDIDLKRLGAMLWLTQEKRPADFEELLLLEGLGPRTLQSLALVSEVIYGTPSRFTDPARFSFAHGGKDGHPFPVPLKVYDETIQVLGKAIQQARIGQSDKQQAILKLGELARKAEKDFMPNDNFEELIQKERNDSWKYRGKTVFGDAKPPSKNQLSLF, via the coding sequence ATGAAATCCTCCGGAACTGCCGATCTGCCACTACATTATGGCTATGTGCCCAAATGGCTTGCAGAACGCATGTCTCGTTTAGGGCTTGCCATCACAGAAGCAATCATTGCAGAATATGGCACGGCCGAAGTCTTACGTCGTTTAAGTGATCCATTCTGGTTTCAAAGCCTGGGTGCGGTAATGGGAATGGACTGGCATTCCTCAGGGATTACCACCTCAGTAATGGGCGCTTTAAAAGGGGCCATCAATCCCAGGAGCAAGGAATTGGGCATTTATATTTGCGGAGGAAAAGGCCTGAAGTCCAGACAAACTCCGGCTGAATTGTTAAACATCGCTCAACATACCGGTCTTGACGGCAATGAACTGGTAAGGTGTAGCAGGTTGAGTGCTAAGGTAGACAATACCGCTATCCAGGATGGCTTCCAGCTCTACACCCATAATTTTATAGTCAATTCAGCGGGATTGTGGACTGTCGTTCAGCAAGGAATGCGAAATGATAGTGCTACTGCCAGAAGGTACCACTGGCACTCTTCTGCTCTGGCTTCTTTTGTAGAAGAACCTCACACCGGAATTTGTGGCATCAACCAGGGCCAGATCTTAAATCTTGTTGCAAAAGAAGCTCGGACTTCCCGCAGCACCATGTTATCCATGACAACAGAAAGTCCGGAACGCATCCTCAAAGAAGTCAGAAAACTGATCATGCCCAACCGTCATGAAGTAAAAGCAAAAGATATAGACCTAAAACGCCTGGGTGCCATGTTATGGCTCACACAAGAAAAACGTCCGGCAGATTTTGAAGAATTGCTATTACTGGAAGGTCTTGGACCAAGAACATTACAGTCTCTGGCATTGGTTAGTGAAGTTATTTATGGGACGCCTTCCCGTTTTACAGACCCTGCACGTTTTTCCTTCGCCCATGGCGGAAAAGATGGTCATCCTTTTCCTGTTCCCCTAAAAGTCTATGATGAGACGATCCAGGTGCTTGGGAAAGCCATCCAGCAAGCCAGGATCGGTCAGTCGGACAAACAACAGGCGATCCTTAAATTAGGAGAACTTGCCCGAAAAGCAGAAAAAGACTTCATGCCAAATGATAATTTTGAAGAATTGATTCAAAAAGAACGCAACGATTCCTGGAAATATAGAGGTAAAACTGTTTTTGGTGATGCAAAACCTCCCTCAAAGAATCAACTCAGTTTGTTTTAA
- the accC gene encoding acetyl-CoA carboxylase biotin carboxylase subunit, translating into MKKILIANRGEIALRIMRSAREMGIKTVAVYSEADREALHVRYADEAICIGPAASSQSYLLGEKIIEACKITGAEAIHPGYGFLSENASFARLVKASGLILIGPTPEAMEIMGNKLSAKAAALKYQIPMVPGTEEAITDVSEAKLRAVEVGFPILIKAAAGGGGKGMRVVEQVSDFEEQMQLAVSEATSAFGDGSVFIERYVSSPRHIEIQVLGDTHGNIVHLFERDCSVQRRHQKVVEEAPSSVLTEEIRAKMGKCAVDVARSVNYVGAGTVEFILDENLDFFFLEMNTRLQVEHPVTEMITGLDLVKEQIKIARGEKLSYRQEDLHINGHAMELRVYAEDPENNFLPDIGLLETYKTPKGNGVRVDDGFEQGMEIPIYYDPMIAKLITYGKTREEAMDRMIRAIDEYHITGIKTTLAFGKFVMQHEAFRSGNFNTHFVSKYFNPERLKEENPEEALIAALAGAMFYKKTTTLVNEALQAEQVSNWKRNRTNYN; encoded by the coding sequence ATGAAGAAAATCCTTATAGCCAACAGAGGCGAAATCGCATTGCGAATTATGCGCTCTGCACGTGAAATGGGCATAAAAACCGTAGCCGTTTATTCTGAAGCCGACCGGGAAGCACTTCATGTGCGTTATGCAGATGAAGCCATTTGTATTGGTCCTGCGGCTTCCAGTCAAAGTTATTTGTTAGGAGAGAAAATCATTGAGGCCTGTAAAATTACCGGCGCTGAAGCCATTCATCCCGGATATGGTTTCTTATCAGAGAATGCTTCTTTTGCACGATTGGTGAAAGCTTCAGGGCTAATTCTGATCGGCCCTACACCCGAGGCAATGGAGATCATGGGAAATAAGTTGTCTGCAAAAGCAGCGGCCTTAAAGTATCAGATTCCAATGGTACCAGGAACGGAAGAGGCGATTACAGATGTCAGCGAGGCAAAATTAAGAGCAGTAGAGGTTGGTTTTCCAATCCTGATTAAAGCTGCTGCCGGTGGTGGTGGAAAAGGAATGAGGGTGGTGGAGCAGGTTTCCGATTTTGAGGAGCAGATGCAATTGGCGGTAAGTGAAGCAACTTCTGCTTTTGGTGATGGTTCTGTCTTTATTGAACGTTACGTATCTTCCCCGCGACATATAGAAATACAAGTACTGGGAGATACCCATGGCAATATTGTCCACCTTTTTGAAAGAGATTGCTCTGTTCAGCGCAGGCATCAGAAAGTGGTGGAAGAAGCTCCTTCCAGCGTGCTTACGGAAGAAATCCGTGCGAAGATGGGGAAATGTGCAGTTGATGTAGCCCGCTCGGTAAACTACGTAGGCGCCGGAACAGTGGAGTTTATTCTGGATGAAAATCTGGACTTCTTCTTTTTGGAGATGAATACCCGATTGCAGGTAGAACATCCGGTAACGGAAATGATCACCGGACTGGACCTGGTCAAGGAACAAATCAAAATTGCCAGGGGTGAAAAGCTTTCCTATCGTCAGGAAGACCTTCACATTAATGGCCATGCGATGGAGTTGAGGGTATATGCGGAAGATCCTGAAAATAATTTCCTGCCTGATATAGGCCTGCTGGAAACCTATAAAACACCGAAAGGGAATGGGGTGCGGGTGGACGATGGTTTTGAGCAGGGGATGGAGATTCCGATTTATTATGATCCCATGATCGCTAAGCTGATTACTTACGGCAAGACGCGGGAAGAAGCCATGGACCGCATGATTCGCGCGATTGACGAATATCACATTACCGGGATCAAAACTACCCTGGCTTTTGGTAAATTTGTCATGCAGCATGAGGCCTTCAGATCGGGAAATTTCAATACGCATTTTGTCAGTAAATACTTTAACCCGGAACGCTTAAAGGAAGAAAATCCGGAGGAAGCACTGATCGCCGCATTGGCAGGAGCGATGTTTTATAAAAAGACAACTACCCTGGTCAATGAAGCACTTCAGGCAGAACAAGTCAGCAACTGGAAAAGAAACAGAACAAATTATAATTAA
- the pfkA gene encoding 6-phosphofructokinase, whose protein sequence is MKPNIKNIAVLTSGGDAPGMNACIRAVVRTGIYNGINMFGVLQGYQGLISNNIKPMDARSVSNIIHLGGTILKTARCLEFKTEEGMELAFQNLKARDIDGLVVIGGDGTFTGAQRFGKKFGIRVIGIPGTIDNDLYGSDFTLGYDTAINTVIEAIDKIRDTADSHDRLFFIEVMGRDSGCIALRSAIASGAEAVLLPEKETSLDELISQLEVGASTKKSSSIVIVSEGHKDGGAYDVAKKVKERFNHYDTKVTILGHLQRGGSPSSFDRILGSRLGFAAINELLKGSTMQMVGLRGNDVKTTSIDEALTRHTFKLESDLLEMTKVLSI, encoded by the coding sequence ATGAAACCAAATATTAAAAATATCGCCGTATTAACATCAGGAGGAGATGCTCCCGGAATGAATGCCTGCATCAGAGCAGTAGTACGGACCGGAATATACAATGGTATCAACATGTTTGGGGTTTTGCAGGGATATCAGGGATTGATCAGTAACAACATCAAGCCTATGGATGCAAGATCCGTTAGTAACATCATTCACCTTGGTGGTACCATATTAAAGACCGCACGTTGCCTTGAGTTTAAAACTGAAGAAGGAATGGAGCTGGCTTTTCAGAACTTAAAAGCCCGTGACATTGATGGATTGGTCGTAATCGGAGGAGATGGAACCTTTACAGGTGCGCAACGCTTCGGTAAAAAATTCGGCATCCGGGTGATCGGAATTCCAGGAACAATTGACAATGATTTATACGGTTCTGACTTTACGCTTGGATACGATACGGCTATAAACACCGTTATTGAAGCGATAGATAAAATCAGAGATACTGCAGATTCCCATGACCGCTTATTTTTTATTGAAGTAATGGGCAGGGATTCGGGATGTATTGCTTTGAGAAGTGCCATCGCCAGCGGTGCAGAAGCAGTGTTGTTACCGGAAAAGGAAACAAGTCTGGATGAGCTGATTTCTCAGCTGGAAGTAGGTGCTTCTACAAAAAAATCTTCCAGCATCGTTATTGTATCTGAAGGACATAAAGATGGTGGTGCTTACGATGTTGCGAAAAAAGTTAAGGAAAGATTTAACCACTATGACACGAAAGTAACTATATTAGGACATCTCCAACGTGGCGGTAGTCCAAGTAGTTTCGACCGGATTTTAGGAAGTCGTTTAGGCTTTGCAGCCATCAACGAACTGCTAAAAGGAAGTACCATGCAAATGGTTGGTCTACGTGGTAATGATGTAAAGACAACAAGTATAGATGAAGCGTTAACAAGACATACGTTCAAACTGGAAAGCGATTTGTTGGAGATGACTAAAGTTTTATCAATATAA